In the Oncorhynchus nerka isolate Pitt River linkage group LG2, Oner_Uvic_2.0, whole genome shotgun sequence genome, one interval contains:
- the LOC115120455 gene encoding early endosome antigen 1-like — translation MTMDLYTIEPAETETCRRSRITSSTLCSGSVLEEDHYSLIRGMQGYEVTPADLVFLKRARQERQINALQRELDELLRQRRNQMLARDLSLASREKIQTDLDEILSCEQTVQMGQVFLSRKLSSTEVEALDSKSLLAQIKTADVQQAVEEEQAEITALENSVARALELRERGEQRQQEIENRNRAILTKKANIKHLMKELSELKSQLAGAEESLLAIQGKVDTLKDTEKEEDTGPQEALQVAPSQAKAPKKAPKTKRNGGETITQQASHVRIKAENTPTIVGEPHMASGLRRSTRIATKKSCVENKPVLRKTHPVKASISL, via the exons ATGACCATGGACCTTTACACAATCGAGCCTGCAGAAACAGAAACATGCCGACGGTCTCGCATCACTTCAAGCACAC TCTGTTCAGGCAGTGTGCTGGAAGAGGACCACTACTCATTGATAAGAGGCATGCAGGGCTATGAGGTTACCCCAGCAGACCTTGTATTCCTGAAGAGAGCCAGGCAGGAGAGGCAGATCAACGCCTTACAG AGAGAGCTGGATGAATTACTGAGGCAGCGGAGGAACCAGATGCTGGCCAGGGATCTGTCCTTGGCCTCCAGAGAGAAGATCCAAACTGACCTTGATGAG ATCCTGTCCTGTGAGCAGACTGTTCAAATGGGGCAAGTGTTCCTCTCGAGGAAGCTGAGCTCAACGGAGGTAGAGGCCCTGGACTCCAAGTCCCTCCTGGCCCAGATAAAGACTGCTGATGTCCAGCAAGCTGTAGAGGAGGAACAAGCTGAGATCACTGCACTAGAGAACAGCGTGGCCAGAGCCCTGGAGCTCAG agagagaggggagcaaagACAACAGGAGATTGAGAATCGGAACAGAGCCATCCTCACGAAAAAG GCAAACATCAAGCATCTGATGAAGGAACTATCAGAGCTCAAATCCCAGCTGGCTGGGGCAGAG GAGTCTTTGCTAGCCATTCAAGGCAAGGTGGACACTTTGAAAGACACAGAAAAAGAGGAAGACACAGGTCCCCAGGAGGCATTGCAAGTCGCCCCAAGCCAAGCAAAAGCTCCCAAGAAGGCACCCAAGACAAAAAGGAATGGTGGAGAAACAATTACCCAACAGGCTTCTCATGTCCGAATTAAAGCTGAAAATACACCTACCATAGTTGGAGAGCCACATATGGCCAGTGGTCTCAGACGATCTACGAGAATAGCTACCAAGAAGAGCTGCGTTGAGAATAAGCCTGTTTTAAGGAAAACTCACCCTGTCAAAGCAAGCATTTCACTTTGA